One Streptosporangium sp. NBC_01495 DNA window includes the following coding sequences:
- a CDS encoding lantibiotic dehydratase: MYHHLDAAVVRAPAWRPDQRVTSWPDLTGPDADCASWRAWLARTWQIPGFAAAVEQSSPSLAERVREICAGRSLPDPAVRRALLSVMRYVLRASGRATPFGLFAGVAPARISTGRDVPEARIGDAHRPVARVTAEWLCAVLRRLEGAKALRRRLTVVANGLAFERDGRVVLEHRASAMAGGAPGEVSVRATGPVREALRLARAPLPMADLMARLSAASPRTPESTIDALVAELVAQRLLLTGLRPPMTACDPLGHLLRELDVVNAEGIGELAEVVKGLRVIADEIAQHDREPVALAGDHRTRAAAAMAAIHRTARPPLAVDLRLDGEATLPVTVAAEAATAASALVRLARRPALNMGWVAWHERFLARYGPRALVPVLDVVNADIGLGYPAGYGGSPHAAEGEALTDRDRKLLVLAHNAAIRGQREIVLDDDMIADLGAVVSDTPVQPTTELTVRIDAPTAEALAKGRFTLVVTGASRAAGTITGRFLDLFDDEHQQRMNRAYASLPTGIRSALAVQISAPAPYAGTENVARAPQVLPHVLPVGDHPCAARVIALDDLAVTADLRGIYLVSRSRRRTIEPVILNAVNLVQHTHPLARFLLEAPHALRAPCASFDWGPAAALPFVPALRYRRTIISPARWRLTAADLPAPSADWTEWDRALTAWRKLVALPEIIVLGGGDQYIRLNLTQPAHRVLLRAQVDRAGTAVLRVASDVDAAGWSGGRAHEFVIPLAMTGKPAEPPRLPPELTPRDHGHLPGRHGRLSLKLYSHPDRHDVILTRHLPRLVDALGGDARWWFLRYHDPDHHLRVRLTMPDGAFADAAAQVTAWSEQVRRAGLTAHVQWDTYFPETARFGGPGAMDAAEAYFAADSATTLAQLTAITSRGGPNLHAMTAASLLDIAAVLLGDRATAMRWLIDHTRPSASPPDRAVYDQAIRLAQPDDHEALAVHPAGEQIASCWARRRQTLAAYRSVLEEALPPVVVLPDLLHLHHARMAGMSLVSERACLHLARAAALSWTARPRRSRS, encoded by the coding sequence ATGTACCACCACCTTGATGCCGCAGTGGTGCGCGCCCCGGCGTGGCGGCCAGATCAGCGGGTCACATCGTGGCCTGATCTGACTGGGCCGGACGCGGACTGCGCCTCCTGGCGGGCGTGGCTGGCGCGCACGTGGCAGATACCTGGTTTCGCGGCGGCCGTGGAGCAGTCCAGCCCGAGCTTGGCGGAGCGGGTGCGCGAGATCTGCGCCGGACGATCGTTGCCGGACCCGGCCGTGCGCCGTGCGCTGCTCTCCGTGATGCGCTACGTGCTGCGCGCCTCCGGCCGGGCGACACCGTTCGGCCTGTTCGCCGGGGTGGCCCCGGCTCGCATCAGCACAGGACGCGATGTGCCGGAGGCGCGCATCGGGGACGCGCACCGCCCCGTAGCTCGCGTCACGGCGGAATGGCTCTGTGCGGTCCTTCGGCGACTGGAAGGTGCGAAGGCGCTCCGTCGCCGCTTGACCGTCGTCGCCAATGGGCTCGCGTTCGAGCGGGATGGCCGTGTGGTACTCGAACACCGCGCCAGCGCCATGGCGGGCGGCGCGCCGGGGGAGGTGAGCGTGCGCGCCACCGGCCCGGTCCGGGAAGCTCTCCGGCTGGCACGTGCCCCCCTTCCTATGGCGGACCTGATGGCCCGGCTGTCCGCCGCCTCCCCCCGGACTCCCGAAAGCACCATCGACGCGCTCGTGGCCGAACTGGTGGCCCAGCGCCTCCTGCTCACCGGCCTGCGCCCGCCCATGACGGCCTGCGATCCGCTCGGGCACCTCCTGCGGGAGCTGGACGTCGTGAACGCGGAAGGCATCGGCGAGCTGGCCGAGGTCGTGAAGGGCCTGCGCGTCATCGCTGACGAAATCGCCCAGCACGATCGTGAACCGGTCGCCCTGGCGGGCGATCACCGCACACGCGCGGCGGCCGCGATGGCGGCCATCCACCGCACCGCACGCCCGCCGCTCGCGGTCGACCTGCGCCTGGACGGGGAGGCGACGTTACCCGTCACCGTGGCGGCAGAGGCGGCCACAGCCGCGTCCGCGCTCGTCCGCCTGGCCCGGCGCCCCGCGCTCAACATGGGCTGGGTCGCCTGGCATGAACGGTTCCTGGCACGCTATGGCCCGCGCGCCCTGGTCCCGGTCCTGGACGTCGTCAACGCCGACATCGGGCTCGGCTACCCGGCCGGGTACGGTGGCAGCCCCCATGCCGCCGAGGGTGAAGCCTTGACGGATCGCGACCGCAAACTGCTGGTGCTGGCGCACAACGCCGCGATACGCGGCCAGCGCGAGATCGTACTCGATGACGACATGATCGCCGACCTCGGCGCAGTCGTCTCTGACACGCCTGTTCAGCCCACCACGGAACTGACCGTACGGATCGACGCGCCCACCGCCGAGGCATTGGCGAAGGGCCGGTTCACGCTTGTTGTCACCGGGGCATCACGCGCCGCGGGCACGATCACCGGCCGGTTTCTGGACCTGTTCGATGACGAGCACCAGCAGCGAATGAACCGGGCGTACGCGAGCCTGCCCACGGGTATCCGGAGTGCACTCGCGGTTCAGATCTCGGCGCCCGCGCCGTACGCTGGCACCGAGAACGTCGCCCGCGCCCCGCAGGTGCTGCCGCATGTGCTGCCGGTCGGCGACCACCCCTGCGCCGCACGTGTGATCGCGCTGGACGACCTCGCTGTCACCGCCGATCTGCGCGGCATCTACCTGGTGTCACGCTCGCGCCGACGCACGATCGAGCCGGTCATCCTCAACGCGGTCAACCTGGTGCAGCACACGCACCCGCTGGCGCGGTTCCTTCTCGAAGCACCACACGCACTACGGGCACCGTGCGCAAGCTTCGACTGGGGCCCCGCGGCCGCGCTGCCGTTCGTTCCGGCGCTTCGCTACCGGCGCACGATCATCTCGCCCGCCCGATGGCGGCTCACCGCGGCCGACCTGCCCGCGCCCTCGGCCGACTGGACGGAATGGGACAGAGCTCTGACCGCCTGGCGAAAGCTCGTCGCGCTACCGGAGATCATTGTTCTCGGGGGCGGCGACCAGTACATCCGGCTGAACCTCACCCAGCCCGCGCACCGCGTCCTTCTGCGCGCCCAGGTGGATCGCGCCGGCACCGCCGTGCTGCGCGTCGCGTCCGACGTGGACGCGGCCGGGTGGAGCGGTGGCCGCGCCCACGAGTTCGTGATCCCTCTCGCCATGACCGGCAAGCCCGCCGAACCGCCCCGGCTACCGCCCGAGCTGACCCCCCGCGACCACGGTCACCTGCCCGGTCGGCACGGTCGGCTGTCGCTCAAGTTGTACAGCCACCCCGACCGGCACGACGTCATTCTCACTCGTCACCTGCCGCGCCTGGTGGACGCGCTCGGCGGCGACGCCCGATGGTGGTTCCTGCGCTACCACGACCCCGACCATCACCTCCGCGTCCGCCTGACCATGCCTGACGGCGCGTTCGCCGACGCCGCCGCTCAGGTCACCGCGTGGAGTGAGCAGGTGCGCCGGGCCGGGCTGACGGCGCATGTGCAGTGGGACACCTACTTTCCGGAGACCGCCCGTTTCGGTGGCCCCGGTGCCATGGACGCGGCCGAGGCGTACTTCGCCGCCGACTCGGCCACAACCCTCGCGCAGTTGACCGCGATCACCTCCCGGGGAGGGCCCAACCTGCACGCCATGACCGCCGCCAGCCTGCTCGACATCGCCGCGGTCCTCCTCGGCGACCGCGCCACGGCGATGCGGTGGCTGATCGACCACACCCGACCCTCCGCCTCCCCGCCTGACCGGGCCGTCTACGACCAGGCCATACGTCTGGCCCAACCGGACGATCACGAAGCCCTGGCCGTGCACCCGGCAGGCGAGCAGATCGCCTCCTGCTGGGCGCGGCGGCGGCAGACGCTGGCCGCTTACCGCAGCGTGCTGGAGGAGGCGCTGCCTCCGGTCGTCGTGCTGCCCGATCTGCTGCACCTGCACCATGCCCGCATGGCCGGGATGTCGCTGGTCAGCGAGCGGGCATGCCTGCACCTGGCCCGCGCCGCCGCCTTGAGCTGGACCGCCCGCCCCAGGAGAAGCAGGTCATGA
- a CDS encoding lanthionine synthetase C family protein yields MNELHGNALAVAESIATALADPRPWAVEPSNTGRVWPQSLAGGAAGIALLHIERARSGHGDPGTAHAWLAVAASGALTAAANAGLFFGAPALAFVTQAAADDPGRYRGALARLDDAVTALTRTRLAAAHARIARGERPEMKEFDLIRGLAGLGVYHFRRHPDHRVTHDVLSYLVRLTEPLPTGGALPPWWTNVAPNGEPSTDYPDGHGNLGLSHGIGSVLALLSLAVLHNADVADAKEAIERICAWTDLWQQQDGVTPWWPGLVTIEQVRAKRIDPARRPRPSWCYGISGTARVQQLAGMALGDVTRKQAAEAAMLATLRDPVQLDRLPEIGLCHGTAGLLQAAWRMAADAQTSYIGAELPGVANRLAVQISRHTTEPELLDGAAGAALVLHTIGTDAAPASDWDALLLLA; encoded by the coding sequence ATGAACGAGCTGCATGGGAACGCGCTGGCCGTGGCAGAGTCCATCGCTACGGCGCTGGCCGACCCTCGACCGTGGGCGGTCGAGCCGTCGAACACCGGCAGGGTGTGGCCGCAATCGCTGGCGGGCGGCGCGGCCGGTATCGCCCTGCTGCATATCGAGCGTGCCCGCTCCGGCCACGGCGATCCCGGCACCGCGCACGCCTGGCTGGCAGTGGCCGCCTCCGGCGCGTTGACGGCTGCGGCCAACGCCGGCTTGTTCTTCGGCGCTCCCGCCCTGGCCTTTGTCACACAAGCGGCTGCCGACGACCCGGGCCGGTATCGGGGCGCACTGGCCCGCCTGGACGACGCGGTGACCGCACTCACCCGCACACGTCTGGCTGCGGCTCACGCTCGCATCGCCCGCGGCGAACGACCCGAGATGAAGGAATTCGATCTGATCCGCGGGCTGGCCGGCCTAGGCGTTTACCACTTCAGGCGCCATCCGGACCACCGGGTCACCCACGATGTGCTGTCCTACCTGGTGCGCCTGACCGAACCGCTGCCCACGGGCGGTGCTCTTCCCCCATGGTGGACGAATGTCGCGCCCAATGGCGAGCCGAGCACGGACTATCCGGACGGGCACGGCAATCTGGGCCTGTCCCACGGCATCGGCTCCGTCCTGGCCCTGCTGTCGCTCGCTGTTCTGCACAACGCAGACGTAGCCGACGCGAAAGAAGCGATTGAACGGATCTGCGCCTGGACCGACCTATGGCAGCAGCAGGACGGCGTAACCCCGTGGTGGCCAGGTCTGGTCACCATCGAGCAGGTGCGCGCGAAGCGCATCGACCCGGCGCGGCGTCCCCGGCCGTCGTGGTGCTACGGGATCAGCGGCACAGCCCGCGTTCAGCAGTTGGCAGGCATGGCGCTCGGCGACGTCACCCGCAAGCAGGCCGCTGAAGCCGCCATGCTGGCGACGTTACGCGATCCCGTGCAGCTCGATCGGCTTCCCGAGATCGGTTTGTGCCACGGCACGGCCGGACTGCTCCAAGCCGCCTGGCGGATGGCCGCCGACGCCCAAACCTCCTATATCGGTGCGGAACTCCCCGGCGTGGCCAACCGGCTGGCCGTGCAGATATCCCGACACACGACCGAGCCCGAACTTCTCGACGGCGCCGCCGGGGCCGCGCTCGTCTTGCACACCATCGGTACCGATGCCGCTCCGGCATCGGACTGGGATGCGCTTCTCCTCCTGGCCTGA
- a CDS encoding thiopeptide-type bacteriocin biosynthesis protein, which produces MDPCSWHQINVAFPDWAGAEHAALAHLVPLLIAAERDGLLTSWFFIRKKPCWRVRFLPGGDTSGTQAYIHHHLEDLKKNRHIDDAREIVYEPETHAFGGAEGMACAHRLFHLDSRHLLAHLADTGHLPGAGHRRELSILLCSTLLRTAGLDWYEQGDVWARVADHREPPGATFSERLHADLQHLMSVDTASLTREGSPLPHAPEWTGAFAVAGQDLAGLSAAGLLRRGLRAVLAHHIIFVWNRFGLPHATQAVLAATAKTVVFGADPRLTGPP; this is translated from the coding sequence ATGGACCCCTGCTCGTGGCACCAGATCAACGTCGCCTTCCCCGACTGGGCCGGCGCCGAGCATGCCGCCCTGGCTCATCTTGTTCCGCTGTTGATCGCGGCCGAGCGAGATGGGCTGCTCACATCCTGGTTCTTCATCCGCAAGAAGCCCTGCTGGCGGGTGCGTTTCCTGCCCGGCGGCGACACATCCGGGACTCAGGCGTACATCCACCACCACCTTGAGGACCTCAAAAAAAACCGGCACATCGACGACGCGCGAGAGATCGTCTACGAGCCTGAAACCCACGCCTTCGGCGGCGCCGAGGGTATGGCCTGCGCCCACCGCCTGTTCCACCTCGACAGCCGACATTTGCTCGCCCACCTCGCCGATACCGGGCATCTGCCGGGCGCCGGGCACCGCCGCGAATTGTCGATCCTGCTGTGCAGCACCCTGCTGCGCACAGCTGGCTTGGACTGGTACGAGCAGGGGGATGTGTGGGCGCGAGTCGCCGACCATCGTGAACCGCCCGGCGCGACCTTCTCCGAAAGGCTCCACGCCGATCTGCAGCACCTGATGAGCGTGGATACGGCGAGTCTCACGCGCGAAGGCTCGCCCTTGCCCCATGCTCCCGAGTGGACAGGGGCTTTTGCCGTCGCCGGTCAGGACCTGGCCGGTCTCTCAGCCGCCGGACTGCTGCGCCGCGGTCTGCGCGCCGTCCTGGCCCACCACATCATTTTCGTGTGGAACCGCTTCGGCCTGCCCCACGCTACTCAAGCCGTTCTGGCCGCCACCGCCAAGACCGTGGTGTTCGGGGCCGATCCCAGGCTGACCGGACCACCTTGA
- the fxlM gene encoding methyltransferase, FxLD system has product MFTAGRDIASRPASTSETTRINRMTTLSDNPALSAEQLRADLADRLHEQKVLRTSAVETAFRQTPRHLFLPGVPLDQAYTDNPVYTKTTEDGTWISAASQPWIVAGMFEQLAPGPGERIMEAGAGTGYNAAIMAAIVGESGHVVTIDIDEDLVDGAREHLAAAGFDNVEVVLGDGALGHFQRAPYDRIIATVGAFEAPTAWLDQLAPGGCLLVPLRLRGTNSRTIAFERGEDRWHSVGSKLAVFMPLRGIGDDARRIVPLTPEEDVTLQVHKDQTVDGHALAGVLDTERHETWTGVFFPPGVPLEWMELWLCLRLDNALMRMNVEPAAKDRGQVTPMFPWGSMAATRGADLAYLAIQPAGRRRRKTLRDRCRRPRTRRTRPRGAGGRAAPHLGYGVPHPYRPFRNARYPRDLRPCRGSVRPGPATPPHNGHLGITAWIRPGR; this is encoded by the coding sequence GTGTTCACCGCGGGACGGGACATTGCGTCTCGCCCTGCCTCCACCTCCGAAACCACCAGGATCAACCGAATGACTACTCTCAGCGATAACCCTGCGTTGTCCGCCGAACAGCTCCGCGCCGATCTGGCCGACCGGCTGCATGAGCAGAAGGTGCTTCGCACCTCCGCCGTCGAGACGGCCTTCCGGCAGACCCCCCGGCACCTGTTCCTTCCCGGCGTACCGCTCGACCAGGCGTACACCGACAACCCCGTCTACACCAAGACAACCGAGGACGGCACCTGGATCAGTGCCGCCTCACAGCCGTGGATCGTCGCCGGAATGTTCGAACAGCTCGCCCCGGGCCCTGGCGAGCGAATCATGGAAGCCGGGGCAGGCACCGGCTACAACGCGGCGATCATGGCCGCTATCGTTGGTGAAAGCGGCCACGTCGTCACGATCGACATCGACGAAGATCTGGTGGACGGCGCCCGTGAGCACTTGGCCGCCGCAGGGTTCGACAACGTCGAGGTCGTCCTCGGTGACGGCGCGCTCGGCCACTTCCAGCGCGCCCCCTACGACCGGATCATCGCCACCGTCGGCGCGTTCGAGGCGCCAACCGCGTGGCTGGACCAACTCGCCCCCGGCGGGTGCCTGCTTGTGCCGCTTCGCCTGCGCGGCACCAACTCGCGCACCATCGCCTTTGAGCGCGGCGAAGACCGCTGGCACAGCGTGGGCAGCAAACTGGCGGTCTTCATGCCGCTGCGCGGGATCGGCGACGACGCACGGCGCATCGTCCCCCTCACCCCCGAGGAGGACGTGACCCTTCAGGTTCACAAGGACCAGACCGTCGACGGCCACGCCCTGGCCGGAGTGCTGGACACCGAGCGACACGAAACCTGGACCGGAGTGTTCTTCCCCCCTGGGGTGCCGCTGGAGTGGATGGAATTGTGGCTGTGCCTGCGTCTCGACAACGCCCTGATGCGGATGAACGTCGAGCCCGCGGCCAAAGACCGTGGCCAGGTCACCCCCATGTTCCCCTGGGGCTCCATGGCCGCCACCCGAGGAGCCGACCTTGCCTACCTCGCCATTCAGCCCGCCGGCCGACGACGGCGGAAAACTCTACGAGATCGGTGTCGTCGGCCACGGACCCGCCGGACGAGACCTCGCGGAGCTGGTGGCCGAGCAGCTCCGCATCTGGGATACGGAGTACCGCACCCGTACCGTCCGTTTCGAAATGCCCGATACCCCCGAGACCTCCGCCCCTGTCGCGGGTCGGTTCGTCCTGGACCGGCTACACCACCCCATAACGGTCATCTGGGAATAACGGCATGGATCCGGCCGGGCCGGTAG
- a CDS encoding YdcF family protein produces MESVDRLSAAIREFENLGEPEDWSVAHQKLALAHRGAGNLSEALRLIDLARATAVTDAPMQRVRLETAYGHVLLSDRATVDDGVVILDRAAREAAQHGLAHQLRSIEGIQRTIQGEIRLPLPRRPGSNRVSVKQQVITDEHWQHAHTIWDYHQMHHDLSRCDVAIGLGSHDLGVARAAVDLHRAGWFPLLVFSGATSTTTAARFPRGEAVHYREHALDLGMSDEAILLEPNATNTGQNIALSRQVLADSGIRPGSVLLISKPYMERRAYATARKVWPEVEVVCASEPLELDDYVSSIGDPKLVIDMLVGDLQRVIEYPKLGYAVEQPVPGEVHDAYQALLRAGFDSRLLTP; encoded by the coding sequence GTGGAAAGCGTTGATCGCCTGTCGGCCGCCATCCGCGAGTTCGAGAACCTCGGTGAACCCGAGGACTGGTCCGTCGCGCACCAGAAACTCGCTCTGGCCCATCGTGGCGCAGGGAACCTCTCGGAGGCGCTACGCCTGATCGACCTCGCCCGCGCCACCGCGGTCACCGATGCGCCCATGCAGCGGGTCCGGCTGGAGACGGCCTACGGGCACGTCCTGCTTTCGGATCGGGCCACCGTGGATGATGGGGTGGTGATCCTCGACCGTGCCGCACGCGAGGCCGCGCAGCACGGGCTCGCGCACCAACTGCGCAGCATCGAGGGCATCCAGCGGACCATCCAGGGGGAGATCCGCCTCCCTCTGCCACGGCGACCAGGGAGCAACCGGGTGAGCGTCAAGCAGCAGGTCATCACCGACGAGCATTGGCAGCACGCCCACACCATCTGGGACTACCACCAGATGCACCACGACCTGAGCCGGTGTGACGTGGCCATCGGTCTGGGCAGCCACGATCTGGGGGTGGCACGCGCGGCGGTCGACCTGCACCGCGCCGGTTGGTTCCCGCTGCTCGTCTTCTCCGGCGCCACCAGCACCACTACGGCGGCGCGCTTCCCCCGAGGCGAGGCCGTCCACTACCGCGAGCACGCGCTCGACCTCGGCATGTCCGACGAGGCGATTCTGCTGGAGCCGAACGCCACCAACACCGGCCAGAACATCGCACTGTCCCGCCAGGTGCTGGCCGATTCGGGTATTCGGCCCGGTTCGGTGCTCCTGATCTCCAAGCCGTACATGGAGCGTCGGGCCTACGCCACGGCACGAAAGGTATGGCCCGAGGTCGAGGTGGTGTGCGCCTCCGAACCGCTTGAGCTGGATGACTACGTCAGCTCGATCGGTGATCCGAAGTTGGTCATCGACATGCTCGTCGGCGACCTCCAGCGCGTGATCGAGTACCCCAAGCTCGGCTACGCCGTCGAGCAGCCCGTCCCAGGAGAGGTCCATGACGCCTACCAGGCTCTTCTCCGCGCCGGATTCGACAGCAGGCTCCTTACGCCCTGA
- a CDS encoding putative dsRNA-binding protein, with protein MLNELTQQGRIEAVAWAVESTGPSHAPAFTAAATTRLLTTNTPVRGQGSGANKAAARAAAAAALLEQLDPA; from the coding sequence GTGTTGAACGAGCTGACCCAGCAGGGCCGCATCGAGGCAGTCGCCTGGGCGGTGGAATCGACCGGCCCGTCGCACGCGCCGGCCTTCACCGCGGCCGCCACCACCCGCCTGCTCACCACGAACACGCCGGTGCGCGGCCAGGGGAGCGGGGCCAATAAGGCGGCCGCTCGAGCGGCGGCTGCAGCCGCGTTGCTGGAGCAGCTCGATCCAGCCTGA